The following are from one region of the Lytechinus variegatus isolate NC3 chromosome 4, Lvar_3.0, whole genome shotgun sequence genome:
- the LOC121413524 gene encoding uncharacterized protein LOC121413524 yields MQRNDKARGRPRAQTYPSMPPTSYLNHPVKGRGGSEDDVEKSATTRAIGYCDDSNVKFVNQEEEHNLVGVMDRLRAAKSRAKVGRNQETMRIRKDCWILESQRKAMVNSTVAFSDLLRSTRMKNARMAAQAGDAEKTSDVESLTGTPPMSPRLHTKLLRWRGITLKTQEASDESSDGSKASSTDTANPRLPEISNASLNQQYQLRLGTLSGVTKHATESDVGEHGRGHRSDVDVLSKKITSGNKQGRSQSFHSTLHPQDEQRWQSSPMDSRGTESRLHQAKIIREQALLRRRPKTAAPQLASPVDNSENDVHEKAQSPPNTPVAVGTPPSSRRRARSMSYMTPGQSSVSACGKVRSVNEKTISLHGRTTRELRKMTHIDNIAAAESEERRKQIEERKKEIKEKERLVLQEKIDDFLKRLNDMTKEELSEKRSIYSGLTESV; encoded by the exons ATGCAAAGAAACGACAAAGCACGAGGTCGTCCACGCGCACAGACGTATCCCTCAATGCCCCCGACATCGTATTTGAATCATCCAGTCAAGGGTAGAGGAGGCAGCGAAGACGACGTCGAGAAGTCGGCAACCACGAGAGCGATCGGGTATTGCGACGATAGCAATGTCAAGTTCGTCAACCAGGAAGAGGAGCATAATCTAGTAGGAGTGATGGACCGGTTGAGGGCGGCGAAGTCGAGAGCGAAGGTTGGTAGAAATCAGGAGACAATGAGGATTCGCAAAGATTGTTGGATCCTGGAGTCGCAGAGGAAAGCGATGGTGAATTCGACGGTGGCGTTTAGTGACTTGTTGAGGTCGACCAGAATGAAGAATGCTCGAATGGCAGCCCAAGCG GGCGATGCAGAGAAAACTTCTGATGTCGAATCTCTAACTGGGACACCACCTATGTCTCCTCGACTTCACACAAAGCTACTCCGATGGAGAGGAATCACTCTTAAGACTCAAGAAGCATCAGATGAATCATCAGATGGCTCAAAGGCATCTTCAACGGACACCGCTAACCCACGACTTCCTGAGATAAGCAATGCCTCACTTAATCAACAGTACCAACTAAGATTGGGCACATTGTCAGGAGTAACTAAACATGCTACAGAGTCAGATGTAGGTGAGCACGGCCGAGGCCATAGAAGTGATGTTGATGTCCTCAGTAAAAAGATTACATCAGGAAACAAGCAGGGAAGAAGCCAAAGCTTTCACAGCACCTTGCATCCTCAAGATGAACAGAGATGGCAATCGTCACCAATGGACAGTCGGGGAACAGAAAGTAGGCTTCATCAGGCAAAGATAATTAGGGAACAAGCGCTTTTGCGAAGGCGCCCTAAAACCGCTGCTCCGCAGTTGGCTTCTCCAGTCGACAACAGTGAAAACGACGTCCATGAAAAAGCTCAGAGTCCACCAAACACTCCTGTAGCAGTAGGGACACCACCATCGTCGCGCAGGCGAGCCCGAAGCATGTCGTACATGACGCCAGGACAAAGCAGCGTCTCGGCCTGTGGGAAAGTCCGATCAGTGAATGAGAAGACGATCTCACTGCACGGAAGGACGACGAGGGAACTACGGAAAATGACGCACATTGACAACATCGCTGCGGCAGAGTcggaagagagaaggaaacagatcgaagagaggaagaaagagatcaaagaaaaggaaaggctgGTGCTACAAGAAAAGATTGATGATTTCCTGAAAAGATTAAATGACATGACAAAAGAAGAGCTAAGTGAGAAACGCTCGATTTATTCTGGACTTACCGAGTCTGTTtaa